One genomic segment of Danio aesculapii chromosome 15, fDanAes4.1, whole genome shotgun sequence includes these proteins:
- the LOC130242298 gene encoding G-protein coupled receptor 87-like, whose product MDQNATNSTKEHCGLSEMPARPFFITVYAVIFVASLMLNSIAIYVYFFKVTTQSSITVYLKNLAIADLFVCLCLILRIVKYASASEGIQSIYCKFGAPASYLNMYSSILFMGYIAANRYMRIVRPLETHRLQTVRSTCFICAVTWAALLGFNLAYIAAFIITDEEHSADSGFDCESFHNNLVKQIHLVMQITAFLTFLCVLVSLILFYWWNVQKLQQAQRTMPEQPGNNKLSKSKRNMRVLVVIFCVCFVPYHLVRLPYVFIKPLLDDCTTAQVFHILKELTVLLAILNASLDPIIYFVFCKTFRSHLNLQRFYRSE is encoded by the exons ATGGACCAGAATGCAACCAATTCAACCAAAGAACACTGTGGCTTGTCTGAAATGCCAGCTCGTCCATTTTTCATAACTGTATATGCAGTCATTTTTGTGGCAAGCCTAATGCTCAACAGCATTgccatttatgtgtatttttttaaagttacaacTCAGTCCAGCATCACAGTCTATCTGAAGAATCTGGCAATAGCGGACTTGTTTGTCTGCCTTTGTCTGATATTACGCATTGTTAAGTATGCTAGCGCTTCAGAGGGAATTCAAAGTATCTACTGCAAGTTTGGAGCTCCAGCTTCTTACCTCAACATGTACTCCAGTATTCTCTTCATGGGCTACATTGCTGCAAACAG ATATATGAGAATTGTGCGGCCTCTGGAGACTCACAGGTTACAAACGGTCCGCTCGACCTGCTTCATCTGCGCCGTGACCTGGGCTGCTTTGCTGGGATTTAATTTGGCCTACATTGCTGCTTTCATCATTACTGATGAAGAACACTCTGCCGACAGTGGTTTTGACTGTGAAAGCTTTCATAACAACTTGGTCAAACAGATCCACCTGGTCATGCAGATCACTGCCTTTTTAACCTTTTTGTGTGTGCTGGTGTCCCTCATTCTGTTTTATTGGTGGAACGTACAGAAGCTTCAGCAAGCTCAACGCACTATGCCGGAACAGCCTGGTAACAATAAGCTTAGCAAGTCCAAACGTAACATGCGGGTTCTAGTGGTCATATTCTGTGTGTGCTTTGTGCCTTATCACCTGGTAAGACTGCCATATGTGTTTATCAAGCCCCTGCTGGATGACTGTACCACAGCTCAGGTTTTCCACATCCTAAAAGAGCTGACCGTTCTGCTTGCAATACTAAATGCCTCTTTGGATCCGATAATTTACTTTGTATTTTGCAAGACCTTCAGGAGCCATCTTAACCTCCAAAGATTTTACAGATCAGAATAA